The following proteins are encoded in a genomic region of Tigriopus californicus strain San Diego chromosome 6, Tcal_SD_v2.1, whole genome shotgun sequence:
- the LOC131881835 gene encoding uncharacterized protein LOC131881835 isoform X1 — MFFLSCVCALLQILILFHLSFEGLKWGLSTKFPLCIVTSSSMSPVLNKGDIILVSNHSHQQYNIGDIVVFKLESQSHPIVHRITSIVRPQRPHGIKLESRLFEQGLNAKTGGKTIWKKDQLRVNKYGSLPWSNNMKRVPEVNNIPSHRWDASHSLHKSRRRQAISHRGFHLRTTEGHSSNFVTRGDQNRLDDRLLYAKDGITYLTRDRILGKVLWSVPYLGHLKRVLSSLIGL; from the exons ATGTTCTTTCTCTCATGTGTGTGTGCTTTGCTCCAGATCCTGATCTTGTTCCACCTTTCCTTTGAAGGTCTGAAATGGGGTCTTAGTACGAAATTCCCTTTGTGCATTGTGACGAGCTCATCAATGTCGCCAGTGCTCAACAAAGGCGATATCATACTCGTGTCTAACCACTCCCATCAACAATACAACATTGGAGATATTGTAGTTTTTAAG CTGGAGAGTCAATCACACCCGATCGTTCATCGGATAACTTCAATTGTGAGGCCACAACGACCTCATGGGATCAAATTGGAATCTCGTCTATTTGAGCAGGGTCTGAACGCCAAAACTGGAGGAAAAACAATTTGGAAGAAG GACCAATTGCGAGTCAACAAGTATGGCAGTCTCCCATGGTCCAATAATATGAAGCGTGTTCCAGAGGTAAATAACATACCAAGTCATCGGTGGGACGCCAGCCATTCCCTCCACAAATCCCGGCGAAGACAAGCCATTTCCCATCGAGGGTTCCACTTAAGGACCACTGAAGGTCACTCTTCCAATTTTGTGACCCGTGGCGATCAGAACCGATTAGACGACCGTCTTTTGTATGCCAAAGATGGGATCACGTACTTGACGAGAGATCGGATCCTGGGAAAAGTTCTCTGGAGTGTTCCATATCTAGGACATCTCAAGAGGGTCCTCAGCAGCCTAATAGGATTATAA
- the LOC131881834 gene encoding extracellular serine/threonine protein CG31145-like, whose translation MKLKERIIMAALGFSVALVLISVVEVANLQRLPIDPQVTKPSQIHGVIKTSSQNDAKDAPFQQRNLQKTSMQSGDASVANDDKSSPTGSLSRLKPGPSSVVPSTKPNPYADDGFSDIFEALSKVITAQAPWKNILNNFKRDQHKKPTSIADMSFSQLLPNSTLWEQFQLGITNKYVYPEDGAVVNKLLSTMNTLKVISLEQKEGGTQFKLILDFEDGGQALFKPMRFPRGQETLPNHFYFTDFERHNAEIAAFHLDRLLGFRRAVPVVGRRFNITSEIYELAEQDLLKTFFISPAGNVCFHGKCSYYCDTSHAICGNPDMLEASLAAFLPPKAIAPRKTWRHPWRRSYHKRRKANWETDDEYCDIVREVKPYDKGRRLLDLMDMSVFDFLMGNMDRHHYETIKLFGNRTYPLHLDHGRGFGKANHDETSILAPLYQCCMIRSSTLSSLYRFHSGSVPLSKLMEEALDQDPLKPILLKPHLLALDRRVGMILQVVRSCLEGAEKISDVIFSHDDLYSSGNEGIEDKMWS comes from the exons ATGAAGCTGAAGGAGAGGATTATTATGGCAGCACTAGGCTTCAGTGTTGCCCTGGTGTTAATTTCCGTCGTTGAAGTGGCAAACCTGCAGAGATTACCGATTGACCCCCAAGTGACCAAACCGTCTCAAATCCATGGTGTGATCAAAACATCGAGTCAAAACGACGCCAAAGATGCCCCGTTTCAACAAAGAAACCTCCAAAAGACATCCATGCAGAG TGGAGACGCCAGTGTTGCCAATGATGACAAGTCATCACCAACTGGAAGCCTTTCCAGGCTGAAACCTGGACCCAGTTCCGTGGTACCTTCAACTAAACCTAATCCGTATGCCGATGATGGTTTCAGTGATATATTTGAGGCCCTCTCCAAAGTCATCACAGCCCAAGCGCCTTGGAAAAACATCCTAAACAATTTTAAACGAGATCA GCACAAGAAACCAACGAGTATAGCTGATATGAGTTTCTCTCAGTTACTTCCCAATTCAACCCTGTGGGAACAATTTCAACTTGGAATCACGAACAAGTATGTTTATCCGGAAGATGGAGCTGTGGTGAACAAGCTACTGAGTACCATGAACACTTTGAAAGTGATCAGTTTGGAACAAAAGGAGGGTGGAACTCAGTTCAAACTCATCCTTGACTTTGAAGACGGTGGTCAAGCTCTCTTCAAGCCAATGAGATTTCCTCGTGGGCAG GAAACCTTACCGAACCATTTTTACTTCACGGACTTTGAGCGGCACAATGCTGAAATTGCTGCTTTCCACTTGGATCGTCTCTTGGGATTCCGTCGTGCCGTTCCAGTGGTTGGGCGTCGGTTCAACATCACCTCGGAAATCTATGAACTTGCCGAGCAAGACCTTTTGAAGACCTTTTTCATTAGTCCTGCTGGAAATGTGTGTTTTCATG GCAAATGTAGCTATTATTGTGATACCAGTCATGCCATCTGCGGAAATCCTGACATGCTGGAGGCCAGTTTGGCCGCTTTTCTTCCACCCAAG GCAATAGCTCCTCGGAAAACTTGGCGTCATCCGTGGAGACGCTCTTACCACAAACGTCGGAAAGCCAATTGGGAGACGGATGATGAATATTGTGACATTGTCAGAGAAGTCAAGCCTTACGACAAAGGCCGAAGGCTCTTGGACCTGATGGATATGTCTGTGTTCGACTTTCTCATGGGAAATATGGACCGCCATCATTATGAGACCATCAAG TTGTTTGGTAACCGCACATACCCTCTTCATTTGGATCATGGACGAGGTTTTGGCAAGGCCAACCATGACGAGACCTCGATTTTGGCTCCCTTGTATCAATGCTGCATGATTCGGTCCTCCACATTGTCCTCCTTATATCGATTCCATTCGGGATCTGTTCCACTCTCCAAACTCATGGAAGAGGCTCTGGATCAGGATCCGTTGAAGCCAATTCTTCTCAAACCTCATTTATTGGCCTTAGATCGTCGAGTTGGGATGATACTTCAG GTGGTGAGAAGCTGCTTAGAAGGAGCTGAGAAGATCTCAGATGTGATATTTTCTCATGATGACCTGTATTCAAGTGGGAACGAAGGCATTGAGGACAAAATGTGGAGCTAA
- the LOC131881835 gene encoding uncharacterized protein LOC131881835 isoform X2, protein MSFQGLKWGLSTKFPLCIVTSSSMSPVLNKGDIILVSNHSHQQYNIGDIVVFKLESQSHPIVHRITSIVRPQRPHGIKLESRLFEQGLNAKTGGKTIWKKDQLRVNKYGSLPWSNNMKRVPEVNNIPSHRWDASHSLHKSRRRQAISHRGFHLRTTEGHSSNFVTRGDQNRLDDRLLYAKDGITYLTRDRILGKVLWSVPYLGHLKRVLSSLIGL, encoded by the exons ATGAGTTTCCAAG GTCTGAAATGGGGTCTTAGTACGAAATTCCCTTTGTGCATTGTGACGAGCTCATCAATGTCGCCAGTGCTCAACAAAGGCGATATCATACTCGTGTCTAACCACTCCCATCAACAATACAACATTGGAGATATTGTAGTTTTTAAG CTGGAGAGTCAATCACACCCGATCGTTCATCGGATAACTTCAATTGTGAGGCCACAACGACCTCATGGGATCAAATTGGAATCTCGTCTATTTGAGCAGGGTCTGAACGCCAAAACTGGAGGAAAAACAATTTGGAAGAAG GACCAATTGCGAGTCAACAAGTATGGCAGTCTCCCATGGTCCAATAATATGAAGCGTGTTCCAGAGGTAAATAACATACCAAGTCATCGGTGGGACGCCAGCCATTCCCTCCACAAATCCCGGCGAAGACAAGCCATTTCCCATCGAGGGTTCCACTTAAGGACCACTGAAGGTCACTCTTCCAATTTTGTGACCCGTGGCGATCAGAACCGATTAGACGACCGTCTTTTGTATGCCAAAGATGGGATCACGTACTTGACGAGAGATCGGATCCTGGGAAAAGTTCTCTGGAGTGTTCCATATCTAGGACATCTCAAGAGGGTCCTCAGCAGCCTAATAGGATTATAA